ATGTCGTCCCAGGTCTTTGGCGGCTGGGCGCCGGCCTTTTCGAACAGTTCCTTGTTGTAGAACAGCACGATCGGGGCCACGTACTGGTTGGGCAGCGCATAGACCTTACCGTTCACGGTGGCGGCGCCGAAGGATGCGGGGAAGAATTTGTCCTTCAGGTCCGGGTTCTCCGCCAACCAGCTGGTCAGGTCTTCAACCTGCTTAGCCTCGGCATAGGTCTTCAGGGTCCCGCCGCCCCAGCCATAGATGATGGTCGGCGCCTGGCCGGCGCCGATCGCCGTTTTGATCTTGGTTTTGTATGCGTCGTTCTGGAAGTAGGTCACTGTGACCTTGTTGTCCGGGTTCGCTGAACCGAACGCATCCACCGCCTTCTGCATGGTGGTCTGGTTCGGCTCACCGGAGAGGTACCACATGCTGGCACCCCCGCCGCTGGAGGCGCCCGGCCCCGATGTCCCGCAGGCACTGGTCACCATGGCGGCGAAAGGTGCAAGGGCGGCAAGGGCAAGAAAGGAGCGCCGGGAGGACTGGGGTTGCTTCATTGCTTCTCCATCTGTGATCGCTTGGTGAGTATTCCGAGGCACAGCCTCCGGGAATCACTCGAAATGTTTCGCACTCGTGATTTAGGTCACGGTCTAAACTAATGCCACAAAAGTGCCGTAGTCAAGGGGTTTCCGAGGATTTAAATATGGCCCATTGGCCCTGCTTGACCAGCGTGCGTCAGTTTATGCACAATTGGAGCGGCGAAATTATCGAAAGGTTTCGAATCTTATGGCAACCAAGACCCGTCAGGACAAACCAACGCTCGTCACTGTGGCGCGGCAGGCGGGGGTATCGGCGCCCACGGTGTCGAAGGTGGTGAACGGCCGTGACGATGTTGCGCCGGAAACCCGCGCCCGCGTCCTGGCCGCCCTGGAGAAGGCCGGATACCAGTCCCCGCTCCAGCGCCGTTCCGCTGCGGAGGCTGCCACCGTCGTGGAGGTAGTCATTGACTTCCTCGATTCGGCCTACACTGTCGAGGTCCTGAATGGGATACTGCGCTTTGCCGCCGGTGCCGATGTTGAGATTCTGGTAAGCGTCACCGGCCAGGCGCCTTCGGGCGGGATCAGTCCCGAGGGCCGCGCCCAGCGGATGCTGGATGAGGGCAGGGCGGGAATGATCGTCGTGACGTCGGCGTTCAGCGAGGCGCAACTGCATGCGTTCCGCCGCCGGCAGATTCCCGTCGTCGTAATTGACCCCCTCAACCCACCCTCAGCCGATGTGGTCAGCGTGGGAGCGACAAATTGGGCCGGAGGCAAGGCCGCCACGGAACACTTGCTGGAGCTCGGGCATCGGCGCATAGCCTACATCGGCGGCATCGAGGGCTCTGAATGCAACCAGGCTCGCCTGCACGGCTACATGGCGGCTCTTATGGCCCAGGGCGTACCCGTCGACCCTCAATACATTGTTTCCGGCGGCAAGTTCCGAAGGGACGCGGGAGTGTCCGGCCTCAAAGCCTTACTCGAGCTCGAGCAGCGCCCCACGGCCGTCTTTGCCGGAAGCGACAGCATTGCGTTGGGCGTTCTTAGTGAAG
Above is a window of Arthrobacter sp. FB24 DNA encoding:
- a CDS encoding LacI family DNA-binding transcriptional regulator is translated as MATKTRQDKPTLVTVARQAGVSAPTVSKVVNGRDDVAPETRARVLAALEKAGYQSPLQRRSAAEAATVVEVVIDFLDSAYTVEVLNGILRFAAGADVEILVSVTGQAPSGGISPEGRAQRMLDEGRAGMIVVTSAFSEAQLHAFRRRQIPVVVIDPLNPPSADVVSVGATNWAGGKAATEHLLELGHRRIAYIGGIEGSECNQARLHGYMAALMAQGVPVDPQYIVSGGKFRRDAGVSGLKALLELEQRPTAVFAGSDSIALGVLSEAGRHGLRIPDDISLIGFDGTSQGQESVPALTSVAQPLEEMGRAALRSLLRQARGEVLDSHRVELATQVIVRDSTAPPVA